In one window of Erinaceus europaeus chromosome 17, mEriEur2.1, whole genome shotgun sequence DNA:
- the HPX gene encoding hemopexin: MAWIAQAPLVLGLLGLWWFPAIAHPLSPAGVPGNKAEGRNETQLNPDLIEMCSDGWSFDATTLDDTGAMLFFKGEHVWKSHSWTQELISERWKNSTSTVDAAFRRGHDTLFLIKGDKVWVYSPEKKEKSYPKLLQDEFPGIPTPLDAAVECHRGECQEEGIFFFQGNRTWFWDVATRTKKERFWPSVGNCSSAMRWLSRYYCFRGNQFLRFDPVTGEVLPKYPLDVRDYFLNCPGRGHGRRTENGTHSGRVDMRCSPDLVLSALLSDNHGATYAFSGSHYWRLDSSRDGWHSWPIAHQWPVGSSVSPIQQVDAAFSWEDKLYLIQGTQVYIFLTKAGYTLVDGYPKRLEKELGSPHGISLSSVDAAFVCPGSSRLHVMTGRQLWWLDLKLGSQATWTELSWPHKKVDGALCIEKSLGPNSCSASGRGLYIVSGPHLYCYSDVEKLNSAKALPQPQRVTDLLGCRH, from the exons ATGGCCTGGATAGCTCAAGCACCGCTTGTACTCGGGTTGTTGGGCCTGTGGTGGTTTCCGGCGATTGCCCACCCACTTTCTCC TGCTGGTGTCCCTGGGAACAAAGCTGAAGGCAGAAATGAGACCCAACTAAACCCAGACTTGATTG AAATGTGCTCAGATGGCTGGAGCTTTGATGCTACCACCCTGGATGACACGGGGGCCATGCTGTTCTTTAAAG GGGAGCATGTGTGGAAGAGTCACAGCTGGACCCAGGAGTTAATCTCAGAGAGGTGGAAGAATTCCACCAGCACTGTGGATGCTGCATTCCGTCGTGGTCATGACACTCTCTTCCTGATCAAG GGGGACAAAGTCTGGGTGTACTCTcctgagaagaaggaaaaaagctaTCCCAAGCTGCTTCAAGATGAGTTTCCTGGAATCCCGACCCCACTGGACGCGGCTGTAGAGTGCCACCGGGGAGAATGCCAGGAAGAGGGCATCTTCTTCTTCCAAG GTAACCGCACGTGGTTCTGGGACGTGGCTACCAGGACCAAGAAGGAACGTTTCTGGCCATCTGTTGGGAATTGCTCTTCTGCCATGCGATGGCTCAGCCGCTACTACTGCTTCCGGGGAAATCAGTTCCTGCGTTTCGACCCTGTCACGGGAGAGGTGCTCCCCAAGTACCCTCTGGATGTCCGAGACTACTTCCTAAACTGCCCTGGCAGAG GGCATGGACGCAGGACTGAGAATGGTACCCACAGTGGCCGTGTGGATATGCGCTGTAGCCCAGATCTAGTCTTGTCTGCTCTGCTGTCTGACAACCATGGTGCCACCTATGCCTTCAGTG ggtcTCACTACTGGCGCCTGGACAGTAGCCGGGATGGCTGGCACAGCTGGCCCATTGCCCACCAGTGGCCTGTAGGTTCTTCAGTGAGCCCAATTCAGCAAGTGGATGCTGCCTTTTCCTGGGAGGACAAACTCTATTTGATTCAG GGCACTCAGGTCTATATATTCCTGACAAAGGCAGGCTATACTCTTGTTGATGGTTATCCAAAGCGGCTGGAGAAAGAACTTGGGAGCCCTCATGGAATCAGCCTTTCATCTGTGGATGCAGCCTTTGTCTGCCCTGGGTCTTCCCGGCTCCATGTCATGACAG GACGGCAGCTGTGGTGGCTGGACCTGAAGTTAGGAAGTCAAGCCACATGGACAGAACTTTCGTGGCCTCACAAGAAGGTGGACGGGGCCCTGTGTATTGAAAAGTCCCTTGGCCCCAACTCATGTTCTGCCAGTGGTCGTGGCCTGTACATCGTCAGTGGCCCCCATTTGTACTGCTACAGTGACGTGGAGAAACTGAACTCGGCCAAGGCTCTCCCTCAGCCCCAGAGGGTGACAGATCTCCTGGGATGCAGACACTAA